One genomic region from Streptomyces sp. NBC_01431 encodes:
- a CDS encoding CaiB/BaiF CoA transferase family protein: MSTQPLPLAGITVVAVEQAVSAPFATRQLADLGARVIKVERTDGGDFARGYDTAARGLASHFVWCNRGKESVALDLKDRRGLDVLHRLIADADVFVQNLAHGAAARLGLDAASLCAARPRLIAVDISGYGADGPYAHKRAYDMLVQCEAGLVSVTGTPEQPVKAGIPAADIAAAMYAFSGVLAALVRRGTTGRGGPVEISMLEALAEWLGHPLHHVMHGGTEPARTGVAHAVIAPYDAYTTADGGQVLLSVQNDREWRRLAEQVLEQAELADDPEFATNAARVANREKTGDLVARALACRTTAEAVGRLEAAGIACARLNTVGDVAGHPQLAARDRWRDVESPVGPLRALLPPINLGGGQEARMGAVPALGEHTRATLRALGMTDEQLAELRRDGVIA; this comes from the coding sequence ACTCAGCCACTGCCCCTCGCGGGAATCACCGTCGTCGCCGTCGAACAGGCCGTCTCCGCACCGTTCGCGACCCGGCAGCTCGCCGACCTGGGAGCCCGCGTCATCAAGGTCGAGCGCACCGACGGCGGCGACTTCGCCCGCGGTTACGACACCGCCGCCCGCGGCCTCGCCTCGCACTTCGTGTGGTGCAACCGCGGCAAGGAGTCGGTGGCCCTCGACCTGAAGGACCGGCGCGGCCTGGACGTGCTGCACCGGCTGATCGCGGACGCCGACGTGTTCGTGCAGAACCTGGCGCACGGCGCGGCGGCCCGGCTCGGCCTGGACGCGGCGAGCCTGTGCGCGGCTCGTCCCCGGCTGATCGCGGTGGACATATCCGGCTACGGGGCCGACGGGCCCTACGCCCACAAGCGGGCCTACGACATGCTGGTGCAGTGCGAGGCGGGTCTGGTGTCGGTCACCGGGACGCCGGAGCAGCCCGTCAAGGCCGGGATCCCGGCCGCCGACATCGCGGCCGCCATGTACGCCTTCTCGGGCGTCCTGGCGGCCTTGGTGCGGCGCGGCACGACGGGTCGCGGCGGTCCGGTGGAGATCTCGATGCTGGAGGCGCTCGCCGAATGGCTCGGGCATCCGCTGCACCACGTGATGCACGGGGGCACCGAACCGGCGCGCACCGGAGTCGCGCACGCCGTGATCGCGCCCTACGACGCCTACACCACCGCGGACGGCGGCCAGGTGCTGCTCTCCGTGCAGAACGACCGCGAATGGCGGCGCCTGGCCGAACAGGTCCTGGAGCAGGCCGAGTTGGCGGACGATCCGGAGTTCGCCACCAACGCGGCGCGGGTGGCGAACCGGGAGAAGACGGGCGATCTGGTGGCGCGGGCGCTGGCCTGCCGCACGACCGCCGAAGCGGTCGGCCGACTGGAAGCGGCGGGAATCGCCTGCGCCCGGCTCAACACCGTCGGCGATGTCGCCGGACACCCGCAACTCGCGGCACGCGACCGCTGGCGGGATGTGGAGTCACCGGTGGGGCCGCTGCGGGCCCTGCTGCCGCCCATCAATCTGGGCGGCGGCCAAGAAGCTCGGATGGGTGCGGTGCCCGCGCTCGGCGAGCACACCCGCGCAACCCTGCGAGCCCTGGGAATGACGGACGAGCAGTTGGCTGAGCTGCGCCGGGACGGCGTGATCGCCTGA